In Magnetospirillum sp. XM-1, a single window of DNA contains:
- the msrA gene encoding peptide-methionine (S)-S-oxide reductase MsrA gives MSLWGPSKTVMVTADQALPGRASEIHVPERHYVLDTHLKPPFPVGMEVAVFAMGCFWGAERLFWKSAGVYSTSVGYTGGFTENPSYEEVCTARTGHAEAVMVAFDPAELPYSTLLRLFWEGHNPTQGMRQGNDIGTQYRSAIYWTTPQQGEAAESSRQAYGESLRRAGFGAVTTEIAPAGTFYWAEGYHQQYLAKNPGGYCGLGGTGVRCG, from the coding sequence ATGTCCCTTTGGGGCCCCAGCAAGACGGTGATGGTCACGGCCGACCAGGCCCTGCCCGGCCGTGCCAGCGAAATTCACGTGCCTGAGCGCCATTACGTGCTCGACACCCATCTGAAGCCCCCCTTCCCGGTGGGCATGGAGGTGGCGGTCTTCGCCATGGGCTGCTTCTGGGGCGCCGAACGGCTGTTCTGGAAGAGTGCGGGCGTCTATTCCACCTCGGTGGGCTATACCGGCGGCTTCACCGAGAATCCGTCCTATGAAGAGGTCTGCACCGCCCGCACCGGCCATGCCGAGGCGGTGATGGTGGCGTTCGACCCGGCCGAACTGCCCTATTCGACCCTGTTGCGGCTGTTCTGGGAGGGCCACAACCCCACCCAGGGCATGCGCCAGGGCAACGACATCGGCACCCAATACCGCTCGGCCATCTATTGGACCACCCCCCAACAGGGCGAGGCGGCGGAATCGTCGCGCCAAGCCTATGGCGAGTCGCTGCGCCGCGCCGGCTTCGGCGCCGTCACCACCGAAATCGCCCCGGCCGGCACCTTCTACTGGGCGGAAGGCTACCACCAGCAATACCTGGCCAAGAATCCCGGCGGCTATTGCGGCCTGGGCGGCACCGGCGTGCGCTGCGGCTGA
- a CDS encoding thiamine pyrophosphate-dependent enzyme, producing the protein MDGSEVAFEPRLALEAMVLSRECDRREAILVRQGKAPFHVSSVGHEALAVLAQLIGPGDQVFPHYRDKALMLALGTPVRELARLLLGKAASLANGRQMPGHFGDRSRGVWSALSPVAHHLLPACGFAWAMQRQGLPHVAVALTGEASCRQGEFFEAVAFAVERRLPVLFVVEDNGLGISTPTAHLNPLALGMLDGVKVTRADGRDPEALFAVARRVMHGVRGGAGPAILWCELDRLEGHSSFDDQRGYLPEEVIRAKWERDPVAAFAARLGPQSEVETLRQRFADEVYATFQEVLDEPDPSPKAALDGRLAPAGEPPPFRFPEDYAEKRWSLARAVGVALGAIFEHDPKTVLFGEDVDDPKGGVFGLTRGLSTRFPGRVHNSPLAEATIAGVAPGLAGGGIRPILEMQFADFCGPAMSQIVNDLATLRWRSAGAWTCPAVIYAPYGGYVAGAGMWHSQACEAAFCQIPGLRVAVPSSPADAVGLFWAAAHADDPTVILLPKRLFQVSEPVPAEIPAIAFGKAARLRQGDDITVICWGNTVRVVGDALRLPQAASVSAEVFDLRSLVPWDRVAVMDSVARTGRLLVVQEDNVSGGVGQMIVAEICADARTWASLKTPPLILGRPDVHIGFSGAYGDAYLPQPQAVAERIRDMTGAP; encoded by the coding sequence ATGGATGGGTCCGAGGTGGCGTTCGAGCCACGGCTGGCGCTCGAGGCCATGGTGCTCAGTCGCGAATGCGACCGGCGCGAGGCCATCCTCGTCCGCCAGGGAAAGGCGCCGTTCCACGTGTCGTCGGTGGGGCACGAAGCCCTGGCGGTCCTGGCCCAGCTGATCGGGCCGGGCGACCAGGTCTTTCCCCATTACCGCGACAAGGCGCTGATGCTGGCCTTGGGCACGCCGGTGCGCGAACTGGCGCGCCTGCTGCTCGGCAAGGCCGCGTCGCTGGCCAACGGCCGGCAGATGCCGGGGCATTTCGGCGACCGCAGCCGGGGGGTGTGGAGTGCGCTTTCCCCCGTCGCCCACCACCTGCTGCCGGCCTGCGGCTTCGCCTGGGCCATGCAGCGCCAGGGACTGCCCCACGTGGCGGTGGCGCTGACCGGGGAAGCGTCGTGCCGCCAGGGCGAGTTCTTCGAGGCGGTGGCCTTCGCGGTCGAGCGCCGGCTGCCGGTGCTGTTCGTGGTCGAGGACAACGGCCTGGGCATCAGCACGCCCACCGCCCATCTCAATCCCCTGGCGCTGGGCATGCTGGACGGCGTGAAGGTCACCCGGGCCGACGGGCGTGATCCCGAAGCCCTGTTCGCCGTCGCCCGGCGGGTGATGCATGGGGTGCGCGGCGGGGCGGGACCGGCCATCCTGTGGTGCGAGTTGGACCGGCTGGAGGGCCATTCCAGCTTCGACGACCAGCGCGGCTATCTGCCGGAAGAGGTCATCCGCGCCAAATGGGAGCGCGATCCGGTGGCCGCCTTCGCCGCGCGGCTGGGGCCCCAATCCGAGGTGGAGACCCTGCGCCAGCGCTTCGCCGACGAGGTCTACGCCACCTTTCAGGAGGTGCTGGACGAGCCGGACCCGTCGCCAAAGGCCGCGCTGGACGGCCGGCTGGCCCCGGCCGGCGAGCCTCCGCCCTTCCGCTTTCCCGAGGATTACGCCGAGAAGAGGTGGAGTCTGGCCCGTGCGGTGGGGGTGGCGCTTGGCGCCATCTTCGAGCATGACCCAAAGACCGTGCTGTTCGGCGAGGACGTGGACGATCCCAAGGGGGGCGTGTTCGGCCTGACCCGGGGCCTGTCCACCCGCTTTCCCGGCCGCGTCCACAATTCGCCCCTGGCCGAGGCCACCATCGCGGGCGTGGCGCCGGGACTGGCCGGCGGCGGCATCCGCCCCATCCTCGAGATGCAGTTCGCCGATTTCTGCGGCCCGGCCATGAGCCAGATCGTCAACGATCTGGCGACGCTGCGCTGGCGCTCGGCCGGGGCCTGGACCTGTCCGGCGGTGATCTACGCCCCCTATGGCGGCTATGTGGCCGGGGCCGGCATGTGGCACAGCCAGGCGTGCGAGGCCGCGTTCTGCCAGATTCCCGGCCTCAGGGTGGCGGTGCCCAGTTCGCCCGCCGACGCCGTCGGCCTGTTCTGGGCGGCGGCCCATGCCGACGATCCCACCGTCATCTTGCTGCCCAAGCGGCTGTTCCAGGTATCCGAGCCGGTGCCCGCCGAAATTCCCGCCATCGCCTTCGGCAAAGCTGCGCGCCTGCGCCAGGGCGACGACATCACCGTCATCTGCTGGGGCAACACCGTGCGGGTGGTCGGCGACGCGCTGCGCCTGCCCCAGGCGGCGTCGGTCTCGGCGGAGGTGTTCGACCTGCGCAGCCTGGTTCCCTGGGATCGCGTGGCAGTCATGGACTCGGTGGCCAGGACCGGGCGGCTGCTGGTGGTCCAGGAGGACAATGTCAGCGGCGGCGTGGGCCAGATGATCGTCGCCGAGATCTGTGCCGATGCCCGAACCTGGGCCAGCCTGAAGACGCCGCCCTTGATCCTGGGCCGCCCGGACGTGCATATCGGCTTCAGCGGGGCCTATGGCGACGCCTATCTGCCCCAACCGCAAGCCGTCGCGGAACGGATCCGCGACATGACAGGAGCCCCGTGA
- a CDS encoding GNAT family N-acetyltransferase, with translation MTHQMTTVHALNPAASDGLEVRLAETSAEVAAAQRIRYRVFYEEMGARPTAAMQALEQDFDDYDRHCDHLLVLAEGEVVGTYRLIRRRAAEAVGRFYSAGEFDISPFLAIEGEILELGRSCVDARWRHRGTLQALWQGLAAYMVENDIRLLFGCGSLPGTDPEVLAPQLAYLRDNHLAPPSLRGRALDGAETVDFATIDAAWEARRVLASLPPLLKGYLRLGGVIGDGAVIDRPFNTTDVLVVVNAADIAGRYVKRFSA, from the coding sequence ATGACCCACCAGATGACGACCGTCCATGCCCTGAATCCGGCCGCCTCCGACGGGCTGGAGGTGCGCCTCGCCGAGACGAGCGCCGAGGTGGCCGCCGCCCAGCGCATCCGCTACCGGGTGTTCTACGAGGAGATGGGCGCGCGCCCCACCGCCGCCATGCAGGCCTTAGAGCAGGATTTCGACGATTACGACCGTCATTGCGACCACCTGCTGGTCCTGGCCGAGGGCGAGGTGGTGGGCACCTACCGCCTGATCCGCCGCCGGGCGGCCGAGGCGGTGGGGCGCTTCTATTCGGCGGGCGAGTTCGACATCAGCCCCTTCCTGGCCATCGAGGGCGAAATTCTGGAACTGGGCCGCTCCTGCGTCGACGCCCGCTGGCGCCACCGGGGCACGCTGCAGGCCCTGTGGCAGGGACTGGCCGCCTACATGGTGGAGAACGACATCCGCCTGCTGTTCGGCTGCGGCAGCCTGCCCGGCACCGACCCCGAGGTGCTGGCGCCCCAATTGGCTTACCTGCGCGACAACCACCTGGCGCCGCCATCCTTGCGTGGCCGGGCGCTGGACGGCGCCGAGACGGTGGACTTCGCCACCATCGACGCGGCCTGGGAGGCGCGCCGGGTGCTGGCCTCGCTGCCGCCGCTGCTCAAGGGCTATCTGCGCTTAGGCGGCGTGATCGGCGACGGCGCGGTGATCGACCGGCCGTTCAACACCACCGACGTGCTGGTGGTGGTCAACGCCGCCGACATCGCCGGGCGCTATGTGAAGCGTTTCAGCGCTTGA
- a CDS encoding patatin-like phospholipase family protein gives MALVLGGGAPNCTLMTGAMLAFEEAGVKFDVISGAGGGGCMALLYASPANGMTRQESLRNSINLSVSDSIFKYLPLNYKVFVKGSRLAEGYRNLLTKLPYYEKVVNQLGMTKGKKLISDLIQLIWAITTPSTTTFFSSGCCSHAPLLEQFIDFSKIKDYEEEVYINAYSVADEKVVTYGKKEINFETFAASLGYPFIYEATTVDGIYFMEGGAVDTYNFSGLLRTDEDIRTLVVLDAFGNQQYIQRPKNLFQAYSQSMILPLVEVCRKDLMLFEHYYLKEWNAAHPKKEVELVKIKFDIPPDWLPAALDWSTSNMERMFELGYETARKHIAEYGVDLGRTIT, from the coding sequence ATGGCGTTGGTCTTGGGCGGCGGTGCGCCCAACTGCACATTGATGACGGGGGCCATGCTGGCGTTCGAGGAAGCCGGCGTGAAGTTCGACGTGATTTCCGGGGCGGGCGGCGGCGGCTGCATGGCGCTGCTCTACGCCTCGCCGGCCAACGGCATGACGCGCCAGGAATCCTTGCGCAACTCCATCAACCTCAGCGTCTCGGATTCCATCTTCAAATACCTGCCCCTGAACTACAAAGTATTCGTCAAGGGCAGCCGCCTTGCCGAGGGCTACCGCAACCTGCTGACCAAGCTTCCCTATTACGAGAAGGTCGTGAACCAGTTGGGCATGACCAAGGGCAAGAAGCTGATCAGCGACCTGATCCAGCTAATCTGGGCCATCACCACGCCCAGCACCACCACCTTTTTCTCCAGCGGCTGCTGCTCGCACGCGCCGCTGCTGGAGCAGTTCATCGATTTCTCCAAGATCAAGGATTACGAGGAGGAGGTGTACATCAACGCCTACTCCGTCGCCGACGAGAAGGTGGTGACCTACGGCAAGAAGGAGATCAATTTCGAGACCTTCGCCGCCTCGCTGGGCTATCCCTTCATCTACGAGGCCACCACGGTGGACGGCATCTACTTCATGGAAGGCGGCGCGGTCGACACCTACAATTTCAGCGGCCTGCTGCGCACCGACGAGGACATCCGCACCCTGGTGGTGCTGGACGCCTTCGGCAACCAGCAATACATCCAGCGGCCCAAGAACCTGTTCCAGGCCTATTCCCAGTCCATGATCCTGCCGCTGGTCGAGGTCTGCCGGAAGGACCTGATGTTGTTCGAGCACTACTACCTGAAGGAATGGAACGCCGCCCATCCCAAGAAGGAAGTGGAACTGGTGAAGATCAAGTTCGACATTCCCCCCGACTGGCTGCCGGCCGCGCTGGACTGGTCGACCTCCAACATGGAGCGCATGTTCGAGCTGGGCTACGAGACCGCCAGGAAGCACATCGCCGAATACGGCGTCGATCTCGGCCGGACCATCACTTAA
- a CDS encoding hemerythrin family protein yields MATWLEEQWKSGDPVIDSEHQKLHQMIASMAAVVRNDPGLGLADEAIEVLHDRMRIHFRMEEQLAARLGPDTVAQLKEDHLRLMALLVPVREAIRNRDPNLARESIEHFHRELDRHDREMDIPLFRTMVAGARP; encoded by the coding sequence ATGGCGACATGGCTTGAGGAGCAGTGGAAAAGCGGTGACCCGGTGATCGATTCCGAGCACCAGAAACTTCATCAGATGATCGCGTCCATGGCGGCGGTGGTTCGCAACGATCCCGGCCTGGGGTTGGCCGACGAGGCGATCGAGGTGCTGCATGACCGCATGCGCATCCATTTCCGCATGGAGGAGCAGCTGGCGGCGCGTCTTGGCCCCGATACCGTGGCCCAGCTCAAGGAAGACCATCTCCGCCTGATGGCCCTGCTGGTTCCGGTCCGCGAGGCCATCCGCAACAGGGACCCCAACCTGGCCCGCGAAAGCATCGAGCATTTCCACCGGGAACTGGACCGGCACGACCGCGAGATGGACATTCCCCTGTTCCGGACCATGGTCGCCGGCGCCCGCCCCTGA
- a CDS encoding lipoyl domain-containing protein produces MIKVLAVPSYGYNVEKVNITRLLKEPGEDFALDEPLYELETEKVAQEVEAPFAARLVRWWVAEGDVVPVGAPVADVEVEG; encoded by the coding sequence ATGATCAAGGTGCTGGCCGTTCCGTCCTACGGCTACAATGTCGAGAAGGTCAACATCACCCGCCTGCTGAAGGAGCCGGGCGAGGACTTCGCCCTGGACGAGCCCCTCTACGAGCTGGAGACCGAGAAGGTCGCCCAGGAGGTGGAAGCGCCGTTCGCGGCCCGGCTGGTGCGCTGGTGGGTGGCCGAGGGCGACGTGGTCCCGGTCGGCGCCCCGGTGGCTGACGTAGAGGTCGAGGGCTAG